The following proteins are encoded in a genomic region of Siphonobacter curvatus:
- a CDS encoding S41 family peptidase has protein sequence MKRTALKVGILTTCLVGGLGLFSFTDPGERTFEIMKNLDIFATLFKELNTYYVDEVNPNKTIRTGIDAMLKNLDPYTVYYPEDDIEDYMTMTTGKYNGIGILTQQRQGRFTVLMVYEGTPAEKAGIRIGDEILKIDGLDIKKPGMNVDKLMKGQTGTTVKLSIRRYGQQNTEEISVGRDVVKMTNVPYYGMIDQEVGYIDLKDFTGTASKEVRQAFTDLKGKGMKKVILDLRDNPGGLLNMAVDISNIFVNKDSEIVSTKGKVSEWNKTYTALNPPMDAEIPLVVLTNSRSASAAEIVAGVIQDYDRGVLVGQRSFGKGLVQITRDLSYNSKLKITTAKYYIPSGRCIQAIDYGHRNPDGSVGKIPDSLQTAFKTKKSGRTVYDGGGIAPDVTVDRPAQSAILVSLLRKGYIFDYANKYRADHPSIKDGREFSLSDAEYQEFVKWLSDKDYDYTTDVERKFEELEASARKEKYYDVVQEQLKALKTKFAHSKDSDLLKFKDEIRYMLEQEVILRYYLQKGVREHSFSKDPEIRESLKLFKDMNRYESLLKSGAGK, from the coding sequence ATGAAACGTACCGCTCTGAAAGTCGGCATTCTTACTACCTGCCTGGTCGGAGGCCTCGGATTGTTTTCCTTCACGGACCCGGGAGAGCGGACCTTCGAGATCATGAAGAATCTCGACATCTTCGCTACGTTGTTTAAAGAACTCAATACGTATTATGTAGACGAGGTGAATCCGAATAAAACCATTCGGACGGGCATCGACGCGATGCTTAAAAATCTGGATCCCTATACGGTTTATTATCCCGAAGACGATATTGAGGATTATATGACCATGACGACCGGCAAATACAACGGTATCGGCATCCTGACGCAGCAACGACAAGGCAGATTTACGGTACTCATGGTGTACGAAGGAACGCCCGCCGAAAAAGCAGGGATTCGCATTGGGGATGAGATTCTGAAAATTGATGGCCTGGATATTAAAAAGCCCGGCATGAACGTCGATAAGCTGATGAAAGGGCAAACGGGTACGACCGTGAAACTGAGCATCCGGCGATACGGCCAGCAAAATACCGAGGAAATCAGCGTTGGACGGGATGTGGTGAAAATGACGAATGTCCCCTACTACGGCATGATTGATCAGGAAGTGGGCTACATTGACTTGAAAGATTTTACCGGAACGGCTTCCAAGGAAGTACGCCAGGCCTTCACCGATCTCAAAGGAAAAGGAATGAAAAAGGTCATCCTGGACTTGCGGGACAATCCGGGTGGGCTACTGAATATGGCGGTCGATATTTCGAATATCTTCGTCAATAAAGATTCTGAAATTGTTAGTACTAAGGGGAAAGTCAGCGAATGGAACAAAACCTACACAGCCTTAAATCCACCCATGGATGCCGAAATTCCGCTGGTCGTATTGACGAATAGTCGCAGTGCGTCGGCCGCTGAAATTGTAGCCGGCGTGATCCAGGATTATGATCGGGGTGTACTGGTCGGGCAGCGAAGCTTTGGGAAAGGTCTGGTACAGATCACGCGTGATTTGAGCTACAACAGCAAGCTAAAGATCACTACGGCCAAGTACTACATTCCATCGGGCCGCTGTATTCAGGCCATTGATTACGGACACCGGAACCCGGATGGATCGGTGGGGAAAATTCCCGACTCCCTGCAAACGGCGTTTAAGACCAAAAAAAGTGGTCGTACCGTGTATGACGGCGGAGGCATTGCTCCCGACGTTACCGTCGATCGCCCGGCTCAGTCCGCCATTCTGGTGAGTCTTTTGCGGAAAGGATACATTTTTGATTACGCCAATAAATACCGGGCGGATCACCCCAGTATTAAAGACGGCCGTGAGTTCAGCCTTTCGGATGCGGAGTATCAGGAATTTGTGAAGTGGCTGAGCGACAAGGATTACGATTACACGACCGACGTGGAGCGGAAATTCGAGGAACTGGAAGCGTCCGCCCGAAAGGAAAAGTACTACGACGTGGTACAGGAGCAGTTGAAGGCTTTGAAAACTAAATTTGCTCACAGCAAAGATTCGGATCTTCTGAAATTTAAAGATGAAATCCGCTACATGCTGGAACAGGAAGTAATCCTACGGTACTACCTGCAAAAAGGGGTACGCGAACATTCGTTCAGTAAAGATCCTGAAATCCGGGAATCACTTAAGCTTTTCAAAGACATGAATCGCTACGAGTCTTTACTGAAATCTGGAGCTGGTAAATAA
- a CDS encoding helix-turn-helix domain-containing protein, translated as MKPSFEHIDALPDSSFTFREHVLKAFDAPYHFHPEIELTLILSSRGKRFVGTNVSDFEAGDLVLIGPNVPHYWKNENNTDPAHSIVIQFKEEFLGPEFFRKPEFLPIARLLQRAKSGLHFYGKTAERVTKEIQYLLKDNHFHRLLGLLDLLHTLADSQEVHTLDTSQFFAQLPKTDYERLNKIYAYMAEHFRQEIRLETISELINMTPQSFCRYYKKVTKKTFIDSLNEYRIRYASQLLLSDGDLTVSEVCFQSGFGNISHFNRQFRQTTGLAPLQYRQEFLRS; from the coding sequence ATGAAGCCATCTTTTGAACATATAGATGCTTTACCTGACAGTTCTTTCACCTTTCGCGAGCACGTGCTGAAAGCTTTCGATGCTCCCTATCATTTTCACCCTGAAATTGAGTTAACACTGATTCTTTCGAGTCGGGGGAAACGGTTTGTGGGCACGAATGTATCAGATTTTGAAGCGGGAGATTTGGTACTGATTGGCCCTAATGTGCCTCATTACTGGAAAAACGAGAACAATACGGACCCCGCTCATTCCATCGTTATTCAATTCAAGGAAGAGTTTTTAGGACCTGAATTTTTTAGAAAACCCGAGTTTTTACCGATTGCCCGCTTGTTACAACGGGCCAAATCCGGTTTACATTTTTACGGTAAAACGGCGGAACGGGTCACTAAGGAAATTCAGTATCTGTTGAAGGATAACCATTTTCACCGCTTGCTGGGCCTGCTGGATTTGCTACATACCCTGGCCGATAGCCAGGAGGTACATACGCTGGATACCAGCCAGTTTTTTGCCCAATTGCCGAAAACGGACTACGAACGATTGAATAAAATTTACGCGTACATGGCCGAGCATTTCCGGCAGGAGATTCGTCTGGAAACCATCTCCGAGCTAATCAATATGACGCCCCAGTCCTTTTGTCGCTATTACAAAAAAGTTACGAAAAAGACGTTTATCGATTCGCTAAACGAGTACCGCATTCGATACGCCAGTCAGCTCCTGCTTTCGGATGGCGATTTGACGGTTTCGGAAGTCTGTTTCCAGAGTGGATTTGGGAATATTTCGCATTTTAACCGACAGTTTCGACAGACTACGGGGCTAGCTCCGCTGCAATACCGGCAGGAATTTTTACGTTCCTGA
- a CDS encoding VOC family protein, protein MNLIHDFDNFFLPADNLEEAKEFYTKKLGLETKFDFSDKGMTAFKVGENEPAIILSSMPNARPAIWFTVDDAQKAYEALQQKGVHFLSEPFEIATGFAVEFHDPFGNKLGITDYSKVKE, encoded by the coding sequence ATGAATCTCATCCATGATTTTGATAACTTCTTTCTCCCGGCCGACAACCTGGAGGAGGCAAAAGAATTCTACACAAAGAAACTAGGACTTGAAACGAAGTTCGACTTTTCCGACAAGGGGATGACGGCCTTCAAAGTAGGAGAAAACGAGCCTGCCATCATTCTTAGTAGTATGCCGAATGCAAGGCCTGCGATCTGGTTTACCGTAGACGATGCTCAAAAGGCATATGAGGCACTCCAGCAAAAAGGAGTACACTTCCTAAGTGAACCTTTCGAAATAGCGACTGGGTTTGCGGTCGAATTCCATGATCCGTTTGGTAATAAGCTTGGAATAACGGATTATTCTAAAGTGAAGGAATAA
- a CDS encoding ArsR family transcriptional regulator produces the protein MTKTSDRKLAKGCYEHLGGQLGKLLLEKFLKEGWLTKDDAGDKHFFMTEKGTLEFTKLGIDLSSIKS, from the coding sequence ATGACGAAAACATCGGACCGAAAATTGGCCAAAGGCTGCTACGAACACCTCGGTGGGCAGCTCGGTAAGCTTCTACTGGAAAAGTTTCTAAAAGAGGGTTGGCTTACCAAAGACGACGCTGGCGATAAGCATTTTTTTATGACCGAAAAAGGAACCCTGGAGTTTACTAAACTGGGTATCGACTTATCATCCATTAAATCCTGA
- a CDS encoding HAMP domain-containing sensor histidine kinase, which produces MKLKAKLSLGLWFLFLVSSLLGGLGLYFLRELAQDSQDILKANYESLSYVEQMTSFIDGREDRLRVTDMQEFETALRKQEQNVTEVGERNLTHQLRLGYTQWQRDTSQFFPLKSLREPLHRISELNRQAIFRKSQTARQTADTALLLLSCIATFCLLVTFSFAINFPSFIANPIRELTGKIKEVAARNYATRLGFRSDDEFGELAAAFNTMAQKLDQWENSNLAKIQFEKRRVETVIASMPEAIIGLDEKRTILFVNPLGLSLLGMKESDLVGKYAPDVAVRNDLLRTLLQGDRDELKIVTEGQEGYFSRETQPVKNGDTQIGEVIVLRNVTRFHDLDQAKTNFIATVSHELKTPISAIKMSLQLLTDKRVGDLNDDQQQLVSSIQSDAQRLLRITGELLELSQVETGNIQLQIAPVSAETILSLAQESVRSTADQRHVQLAVEVPTTPLSVLADPEKTAWVLVNFLTNAIRYSPEQGTVQIVIRKVDQWAEFSVRDQGRGIEASYLNKIFERYFQIPNGQGKTGTGLGLAIAKDFIEAQGGNIWAQSEGLGYGSLFAFRLPLHS; this is translated from the coding sequence ATGAAACTGAAGGCAAAGCTTTCGCTGGGATTATGGTTTTTGTTTCTGGTCAGTTCCCTGCTGGGTGGACTCGGCCTGTATTTCTTACGGGAGCTGGCTCAGGATTCTCAGGACATTCTTAAAGCCAATTACGAATCCCTTAGCTACGTAGAGCAGATGACCAGCTTCATTGATGGCCGCGAAGACCGCTTACGCGTAACCGATATGCAGGAATTTGAAACGGCTTTGCGAAAACAGGAACAAAACGTAACCGAAGTAGGCGAGCGGAACCTTACCCATCAGCTTCGATTGGGCTATACGCAATGGCAACGGGATACGAGCCAGTTTTTTCCCTTGAAAAGCTTACGCGAACCCTTGCACCGAATCTCCGAACTGAACCGACAGGCTATTTTTCGTAAAAGCCAAACGGCCCGCCAGACGGCCGATACCGCTCTGTTGCTGCTCAGTTGTATTGCTACGTTCTGCCTTCTGGTGACGTTTTCGTTTGCCATTAACTTTCCTTCCTTCATTGCCAATCCGATTCGGGAACTAACCGGAAAAATCAAGGAGGTTGCCGCCCGTAATTACGCGACCCGGCTGGGCTTTCGTTCGGATGACGAATTTGGCGAACTCGCCGCCGCCTTCAATACCATGGCCCAGAAACTCGACCAATGGGAAAACAGTAATCTGGCGAAAATTCAGTTCGAGAAGCGACGCGTGGAAACGGTGATCGCCTCCATGCCAGAAGCCATCATTGGTCTGGATGAGAAACGGACGATTTTGTTTGTAAACCCGCTGGGACTTTCGCTGCTGGGTATGAAAGAATCTGATTTGGTAGGCAAATACGCCCCCGACGTAGCCGTACGGAATGATTTACTCCGTACGCTGTTGCAGGGTGACCGCGATGAACTGAAAATCGTCACGGAAGGGCAGGAGGGTTATTTCAGTCGCGAAACGCAACCCGTTAAAAACGGCGATACGCAGATTGGCGAAGTCATTGTACTCCGGAACGTTACTCGCTTTCACGATCTCGATCAGGCGAAAACCAACTTTATTGCGACGGTATCTCACGAATTAAAAACGCCCATTTCGGCCATTAAGATGAGTCTGCAATTGCTCACGGACAAGCGGGTGGGCGATCTCAACGACGACCAGCAGCAACTCGTCTCGAGTATTCAGAGTGATGCCCAACGGCTCCTGCGGATTACGGGTGAACTACTGGAACTCTCACAGGTAGAAACGGGCAATATTCAGCTACAGATTGCTCCCGTCTCCGCTGAAACGATTCTTTCACTCGCTCAAGAAAGCGTTCGGAGTACGGCGGATCAGCGACACGTGCAACTGGCGGTTGAGGTACCGACCACTCCTTTATCCGTACTGGCGGATCCTGAAAAAACGGCCTGGGTGCTGGTCAATTTTCTTACCAATGCTATTCGGTACAGTCCGGAACAGGGAACCGTCCAGATCGTCATTCGAAAAGTGGATCAGTGGGCGGAATTCTCAGTACGCGATCAGGGCCGGGGCATTGAGGCATCGTACCTCAACAAGATCTTCGAACGGTATTTCCAGATCCCAAATGGCCAGGGCAAAACGGGTACGGGCCTGGGTCTGGCCATCGCCAAAGATTTCATCGAAGCTCAGGGCGGCAACATCTGGGCTCAAAGCGAGGGGTTAGGATACGGCAGCTTGTTTGCCTTCCGATTACCGCTCCATTCCTAA
- a CDS encoding histidine kinase produces the protein MENSTRHFLELLQQSRRGKFKVYIGMSAGVGKTYRMLQEAHTLHRNGVDIQIAFVETHGRAETEALVTGLPMLARRKVFYKGKELEEMDLATVLAVHPEVVLVDELAHTNIPGSKNEKRWQDVLEILDQGISVISAVNIQHLESLNEDVERISGVPITERIPDHVLRLADEVVNIDLTADELIARLQEGKIYHRDKVQQALRNFFQSEKILQLRELALREVATQVERKIQKELPGTAEPERFMACISSSADTARRIIRKTARLASYYNAQWVLLYVHTPKENQNNISLALQRHLINNFKLATELGAEVIQLHEDDIAQAITTTAEKHQITTVCIGKPHLSLLQVIWRTNIFGRLLKQLSESDIDLIILS, from the coding sequence ATGGAAAATTCCACCCGCCATTTTCTGGAACTCCTTCAGCAATCCCGGCGGGGAAAGTTTAAAGTTTATATCGGGATGAGTGCGGGCGTGGGCAAAACCTACCGGATGTTACAGGAAGCCCATACTCTGCACCGCAACGGCGTAGACATTCAGATTGCATTTGTCGAAACCCACGGAAGAGCCGAAACGGAAGCCCTGGTAACGGGGCTTCCGATGCTGGCCCGCCGGAAGGTATTTTATAAAGGAAAGGAACTGGAGGAGATGGATTTGGCGACGGTACTGGCCGTCCATCCCGAAGTAGTACTGGTCGATGAACTGGCTCATACCAATATCCCCGGCAGCAAAAACGAAAAACGCTGGCAGGACGTCCTTGAAATTCTGGACCAGGGCATTAGTGTCATTTCCGCCGTCAACATTCAGCACCTGGAAAGTCTGAATGAAGACGTCGAACGCATTTCGGGCGTACCCATTACCGAACGAATTCCCGACCACGTGTTGAGACTGGCTGACGAAGTCGTCAACATTGACCTCACAGCGGACGAACTCATTGCCCGTTTGCAGGAAGGGAAAATCTACCATCGGGACAAGGTTCAGCAGGCTTTGCGTAACTTTTTTCAGTCCGAGAAAATACTTCAGCTTCGCGAACTGGCCCTGCGGGAAGTAGCCACGCAGGTCGAACGAAAAATTCAGAAAGAACTTCCTGGTACCGCCGAACCTGAGCGGTTTATGGCCTGTATTAGCTCCTCGGCAGACACCGCCCGCCGGATTATCCGCAAAACGGCCCGACTGGCTTCGTACTACAATGCCCAATGGGTGCTGTTGTACGTGCATACACCGAAGGAAAATCAGAATAATATTTCCCTGGCCTTGCAACGTCATCTGATTAATAACTTCAAACTTGCAACCGAACTGGGAGCCGAAGTCATTCAGTTGCACGAAGACGATATTGCCCAGGCCATTACAACGACTGCCGAAAAACACCAGATTACGACGGTATGCATCGGCAAACCGCACCTGAGCTTACTGCAGGTGATCTGGCGTACTAATATATTCGGCCGACTGCTCAAACAACTGAGCGAGTCGGACATTGATTTGATCATTTTATCATGA
- a CDS encoding porin has product MKTLLTAFVLSATALTVQAQSDSKKALTISGYAEVYYNYDFNRPANHLSDGFLYNHNRHNEFNLNLGFIKAAYQTDRVRGNLALMAGTYAQYNLAAEPELLRHVFEANVGVKLAKDLWLDAGIMPSHIGFESAIGKDNWTLSRSLLAENSPYYETGAKLSYATGQWSLSALVLNGWQRIRRVDGNQTPALGWQVQYKPSDRVTLNSSSFIGNDKPDSTRQMRYFHNFYGIFQLSSKWGLIAGFDSGWEQASKGSSDYNFWYSPVGILRFAATDRFALAARFEYYEDKKGVIIASPAPFQVYGYSLNADYRISDQVLARLEARQLSSSENVFQKNGGYTNQSTSIKTSISIAF; this is encoded by the coding sequence ATGAAAACTCTTCTTACTGCTTTCGTACTTAGTGCCACCGCCCTGACCGTTCAGGCCCAGTCGGACTCCAAGAAAGCATTGACCATCAGTGGCTACGCCGAAGTATACTATAATTACGATTTCAACCGTCCCGCCAATCACCTTAGCGATGGCTTTCTGTATAATCACAATCGTCATAATGAATTCAATTTGAACTTGGGTTTTATCAAAGCCGCTTACCAGACCGACCGCGTTCGGGGCAACCTGGCTTTGATGGCGGGTACCTACGCCCAGTATAACCTGGCGGCCGAACCCGAGCTTTTGCGTCATGTGTTTGAAGCGAATGTGGGCGTAAAACTGGCGAAAGACCTTTGGCTGGATGCCGGGATCATGCCTTCGCACATTGGCTTTGAAAGTGCCATTGGTAAAGACAACTGGACGCTGAGCCGTAGTTTACTGGCCGAAAACTCGCCCTACTACGAAACCGGAGCCAAACTTTCCTACGCCACGGGCCAGTGGTCACTATCCGCCTTAGTCCTGAACGGATGGCAGCGAATCCGGCGGGTGGATGGCAACCAGACGCCCGCCCTGGGCTGGCAAGTGCAGTACAAACCTTCCGACCGGGTAACGCTTAATTCCAGCAGCTTTATCGGGAACGACAAGCCCGACTCGACCCGGCAGATGCGGTATTTCCACAATTTCTACGGCATTTTCCAGCTGAGTTCCAAATGGGGTTTGATTGCCGGATTTGACAGCGGCTGGGAGCAAGCATCGAAAGGCTCCAGCGATTACAACTTTTGGTACTCCCCCGTGGGGATTCTGCGGTTTGCGGCGACGGATCGCTTCGCTCTGGCCGCTCGCTTTGAGTATTATGAAGATAAAAAAGGCGTGATCATTGCTTCGCCCGCTCCGTTTCAGGTATACGGATATTCGCTGAACGCTGATTACCGAATTTCGGATCAGGTACTGGCTCGGCTGGAAGCTCGCCAGTTGAGCAGTTCGGAAAACGTATTCCAGAAAAACGGGGGCTATACGAATCAGAGTACCAGTATTAAAACGTCGATTTCGATTGCGTTTTAG
- a CDS encoding K(+)-transporting ATPase subunit C, translating to MKSHLFPALKLTILTILFFCIVYPALVWGIAQLSPTKGNVAWVEHKGKVVGAALIGQSFTQDDYFQGRPSAAGYNAASSAGSNKGPSNPDYLKDVQARIDTFLVHNPGVKKADIPADLVTASGSGLDPDISVPGALVQIPRIARLRQISEEKLQQLVKTHTQRSLIGGVETVNVLQLNAAL from the coding sequence ATGAAATCTCATCTTTTCCCAGCCCTCAAGCTGACTATACTCACGATTCTCTTTTTCTGTATCGTTTATCCCGCCCTCGTTTGGGGCATTGCTCAACTAAGTCCGACGAAGGGTAACGTAGCTTGGGTCGAGCATAAAGGCAAAGTCGTAGGAGCGGCCTTAATCGGTCAGTCTTTTACGCAGGATGATTACTTTCAGGGCCGTCCGTCGGCGGCCGGATACAATGCCGCCAGTTCCGCCGGTTCGAACAAAGGCCCGTCTAACCCCGACTATTTGAAAGATGTACAGGCTCGCATCGACACCTTTCTGGTTCATAATCCCGGCGTAAAGAAAGCCGATATTCCTGCCGATCTGGTTACGGCTTCGGGTTCCGGCCTCGACCCTGACATCAGCGTACCGGGAGCCTTAGTACAGATTCCCCGCATTGCCCGGCTTCGGCAGATTTCCGAGGAAAAACTCCAGCAACTGGTTAAAACCCATACGCAGCGTTCACTAATCGGGGGTGTCGAAACGGTGAACGTACTTCAACTCAACGCAGCCCTTTAA
- the kdpB gene encoding potassium-transporting ATPase subunit KdpB, producing the protein MSTKSTRLFEPALVQTAIREAFVKLNPRSQFRNPVMFTVELGTIVMLLVTVYIVATGDQSQGSLAYNLIVFIVLLLTLLFANFAEALAEARGKAQADSLRKTREETPARLVQPIGEMYVGEIKTVPSSQLRKGDVFICETGDIIPSDGEIIEGIATIDESAITGESAPVIREAGGDRSSVTGGTKVLSDQIKVLVTTEPGESFLDKMIALVEGASRQKTPNEIALTILLAGFTLVFVIVCITLKPFADYANTPIPIAAFISLFVCLIPTTIGGLLSAIGIAGMDRALRANVITKSGKAVETAGDVDTLLLDKTGTITLGNRRATHFWPANGVAENDFVETALLSSLADETPEGKSIVELAQQQGIKASLPAGVELIRFTAETRSSGVNLPSGVRIRKGAQDSIRNQVIRQGNTVPAEIADRVKAISKNGGTPLVVAQNDEVQGVIELQDIIKPGMQERFERLRKMGVKTVMVTGDNPLTAEYIAKKAGVDDFIAEAKPEDKMQYIRTEQANGKLVAMMGDGTNDAPALAQADVGVAMNSGTQAAKEAGNMVDLDNDPTKLIEIVEIGKQLLMTRGTLTTFSIANDVAKYFAIVPALFILSIPGLQSLNIMRLHSPESAILSAVIFNAIIIPMLIPLALKGVAYKPIGASALLRRNLFIYGLGGVVIPFIGIKLIDLGVSLFF; encoded by the coding sequence GTGAGTACTAAATCCACCCGGCTGTTTGAACCTGCGTTGGTGCAGACGGCCATTCGGGAAGCTTTTGTGAAGCTGAATCCCCGTAGTCAATTTCGTAACCCGGTGATGTTTACCGTGGAGCTGGGTACGATCGTTATGTTGCTCGTTACGGTGTACATCGTGGCAACGGGCGATCAAAGCCAGGGTTCGCTGGCCTATAACCTGATTGTTTTCATCGTGCTGTTGCTGACCCTGCTTTTTGCCAACTTCGCCGAAGCTCTGGCCGAAGCCCGTGGCAAAGCTCAGGCCGATAGCTTACGCAAAACCCGCGAAGAAACACCCGCCCGACTGGTACAACCCATTGGTGAGATGTACGTGGGCGAGATCAAAACCGTACCGTCTTCGCAACTTCGCAAAGGAGACGTCTTTATCTGCGAAACCGGTGACATCATTCCTTCCGACGGCGAAATTATTGAAGGGATTGCGACCATCGACGAGTCGGCCATTACGGGCGAATCGGCCCCGGTCATCCGGGAAGCGGGTGGCGACCGTTCGAGCGTCACGGGGGGTACAAAAGTGCTTTCTGATCAGATCAAAGTACTGGTCACGACCGAACCCGGCGAGAGTTTTCTGGATAAAATGATTGCCCTCGTCGAAGGAGCTTCTCGCCAGAAGACCCCGAACGAAATTGCCCTGACGATTTTACTAGCGGGTTTCACGCTGGTCTTCGTCATCGTGTGTATTACTCTGAAGCCTTTTGCCGACTACGCGAACACACCCATTCCCATTGCGGCCTTCATTTCGCTCTTCGTTTGTCTGATTCCGACCACGATTGGCGGTTTGCTTTCAGCCATTGGTATTGCCGGTATGGATCGGGCCCTGCGGGCGAACGTGATTACTAAATCAGGAAAAGCCGTGGAAACCGCCGGCGACGTCGATACGCTACTACTCGATAAAACGGGTACGATTACGCTGGGTAACCGTCGGGCGACGCACTTCTGGCCCGCGAATGGAGTAGCGGAAAATGATTTCGTAGAAACCGCCCTTTTGTCCTCGCTGGCCGACGAAACGCCGGAAGGAAAATCCATTGTGGAGCTGGCCCAGCAGCAGGGAATCAAGGCGAGTCTGCCCGCGGGTGTGGAACTGATTCGCTTTACGGCGGAAACCCGTTCTTCGGGTGTCAATCTTCCTTCGGGCGTTCGGATTCGGAAAGGAGCCCAGGATTCCATCCGTAATCAGGTGATTCGGCAGGGGAATACGGTGCCGGCGGAGATTGCAGATCGAGTGAAAGCGATCTCGAAAAATGGAGGTACGCCCCTGGTAGTTGCTCAAAATGATGAGGTACAGGGCGTGATTGAATTACAGGACATCATCAAGCCCGGTATGCAGGAACGTTTTGAACGTTTACGGAAAATGGGCGTAAAAACCGTAATGGTAACGGGTGACAACCCCCTGACGGCGGAGTACATCGCGAAAAAAGCGGGGGTCGATGACTTCATCGCCGAGGCCAAGCCCGAAGATAAAATGCAGTACATTCGGACCGAGCAGGCGAACGGCAAGCTCGTCGCCATGATGGGTGACGGTACCAACGACGCCCCGGCTCTGGCTCAGGCTGACGTAGGCGTAGCTATGAACTCAGGTACGCAGGCCGCCAAAGAGGCGGGAAACATGGTCGATCTGGACAATGATCCGACGAAGCTGATTGAGATCGTGGAAATCGGAAAACAGTTACTGATGACTCGCGGTACCCTCACGACTTTTTCCATTGCTAACGACGTCGCCAAGTATTTCGCCATCGTACCAGCTCTGTTCATTCTCAGTATTCCGGGCTTGCAGAGTTTGAATATTATGCGGTTACACAGTCCTGAATCGGCCATTCTTTCGGCGGTTATTTTCAACGCCATCATCATTCCCATGCTGATTCCGTTGGCTCTGAAAGGCGTAGCATACAAACCCATCGGAGCCAGTGCTCTGCTTCGCCGCAACCTGTTTATTTACGGTCTGGGTGGGGTGGTCATCCCCTTCATCGGCATCAAACTGATAGATCTGGGCGTATCACTGTTTTTCTAA